The Borreliella mayonii genome has a segment encoding these proteins:
- a CDS encoding GerMN domain-containing protein translates to MKRKKSSSSTKSDILLILIAIVLTIISVLLITKNSLIMHIFKEKNYDNSLFESSQTQDNKLIEAKKTTNKNTNVKILKNESFLIQPPEIKKLEEELKQNQRNNNLKNKKIIKLYFIKVTPEGYFLRQTVKRAIYYDKNILEETLKSLIKGPNEYELKNNFLSLIPIKTKLLNLNLSEGIVKINLSKEFYENSFGIEGIINQIAQITLTCLEIKGIDGIILTIENNPIILEELNLNFSGILNKKTLDKY, encoded by the coding sequence TTGAAAAGAAAAAAAAGTTCAAGCTCAACCAAATCAGACATACTTTTAATTTTAATTGCTATTGTTTTAACAATAATTAGCGTACTATTAATAACTAAAAATTCGCTTATTATGCATATTTTTAAAGAAAAAAATTACGATAATAGTTTATTTGAATCAAGCCAAACACAAGATAATAAATTAATTGAAGCTAAAAAAACCACCAATAAAAATACAAATGTAAAAATACTTAAAAATGAAAGTTTTTTAATCCAACCACCAGAAATAAAAAAACTTGAAGAAGAACTCAAACAAAATCAAAGAAATAATAACCTTAAAAACAAAAAAATTATTAAACTTTATTTTATAAAAGTCACTCCAGAAGGTTATTTCTTAAGACAAACTGTAAAAAGAGCTATATATTACGACAAAAATATTCTTGAAGAAACACTAAAATCTTTAATCAAAGGCCCAAATGAATACGAGCTAAAAAATAATTTTTTAAGTTTAATTCCTATAAAAACCAAACTCTTAAACTTAAACCTAAGCGAAGGAATTGTCAAAATAAACTTATCTAAAGAATTTTATGAAAATAGTTTTGGAATTGAAGGAATAATTAATCAAATCGCTCAAATAACCTTAACATGTCTTGAAATTAAAGGAATTGATGGAATAATTTTAACAATAGAAAATAATCCAATAATACTTGAAGAATTAAACTTAAATTTTTCAGGAATATTAAATAAAAAAACTTTAGACAAATATTAA
- the der gene encoding ribosome biogenesis GTPase Der, whose translation MLNYKKVLIVGRPNVGKSALFNRILDAKRSITESTYGVTRDLVEEVCKVGSFSFKLIDTGGFTILKDEISKIVVQKVLSSLEKADLILLVLDINEILLEDYQIIERLRKYSSKVILVLNKVDTKDKESLAHEFHNLGFKRYFLVSAAHCRGITKLRDFLKIEAGEADIENEVDIKVGIIGKPNSGKSTLINYLSGNEISIVSDQPGTTRDFIKTKFTGNGKVFEVIDTAGIRRRAKVNEIVEYYSVNRALKVIDMVDIVFLLIDVKEELTSQDKKIAHYVTKKGKGIIIVFSKWDLVEESKGHFEALKSRVKFFFPILDFAPIFRISVHKKIGLDSLFKEALKLKDQIELKTSTPDLNKMLNLWIKDYHLNISHKIKYITQVSTNPVKFILFANKIKNFPNSYYNYLVNNLRKIGYKNIPILVELKEKIRDLK comes from the coding sequence TTGCTTAATTATAAAAAGGTTCTTATTGTTGGTAGACCAAATGTTGGTAAATCTGCTTTATTTAATCGAATTTTAGATGCAAAAAGAAGTATTACTGAGAGTACTTACGGTGTTACTAGGGATTTAGTTGAAGAGGTTTGTAAGGTTGGTTCTTTTAGTTTTAAATTAATTGATACTGGTGGATTTACGATCTTAAAAGATGAGATTAGCAAAATTGTTGTGCAAAAGGTTTTAAGCTCTTTAGAAAAAGCTGATTTAATTTTATTGGTTTTAGATATTAATGAAATTTTACTTGAAGATTATCAGATTATTGAAAGACTAAGAAAATATAGTAGTAAGGTAATTTTGGTTTTAAACAAAGTAGATACTAAAGATAAGGAAAGTTTGGCTCATGAATTTCATAATTTAGGGTTCAAGCGCTATTTTTTGGTTAGTGCGGCTCATTGTCGAGGTATTACTAAGCTTAGAGATTTTTTAAAAATAGAAGCTGGTGAAGCTGATATTGAGAATGAAGTTGATATTAAGGTTGGGATTATAGGTAAGCCCAATTCAGGCAAATCTACTCTTATTAATTATTTATCTGGAAATGAAATTTCAATTGTTTCAGATCAACCTGGTACTACTAGAGATTTTATTAAAACTAAGTTTACTGGAAATGGGAAAGTTTTTGAGGTTATTGATACAGCTGGGATAAGGCGAAGGGCAAAAGTAAATGAAATTGTTGAATATTATTCTGTTAATAGAGCATTGAAAGTAATTGACATGGTAGATATTGTGTTTTTGTTGATTGATGTTAAAGAAGAATTAACTTCTCAGGATAAAAAGATTGCTCATTATGTTACTAAAAAAGGGAAGGGAATTATTATTGTATTTAGCAAATGGGACCTTGTGGAGGAATCTAAAGGGCATTTTGAAGCCTTAAAGAGTCGTGTGAAGTTTTTTTTTCCTATTTTAGATTTTGCCCCTATATTTAGAATTTCTGTTCATAAAAAGATAGGTCTAGATTCCCTTTTTAAAGAAGCTTTGAAGTTAAAAGATCAGATTGAGCTTAAAACCAGTACTCCAGATCTAAATAAAATGTTAAATTTATGGATTAAGGATTATCATTTAAATATTTCTCATAAAATAAAATATATTACACAAGTTAGCACTAATCCTGTTAAGTTTATTCTTTTTGCAAATAAAATAAAGAATTTTCCAAATTCTTACTATAATTATTTAGTAAATAATTTGCGTAAAATTGGATATAAAAATATTCCAATTTTAGTAGAATTAAAGGAAAAAATAAGAGATTTAAAGTGA
- a CDS encoding HAD family hydrolase, with protein MIKAVVFDLDGTLYPEVDRNKLMFFEFLTNLKFFLAFKQIRKKIRILQSNKFSTSNRDELFSLQVKMLSEYLNLDENRCAFLLNKIYYSQIFSDKFKKLKPYLGVQDLIYWLKFKGIKLGVMSDFPILGRVKNLLGIQDSFWDILYSSEDTGYLKPHKAPFLKVIDDLNLNSKNILYVGNSYEYDILGAKNVSMKAAFFSKKNINYKGMIDFIFHDYKDLREYIRLNI; from the coding sequence ATGATTAAAGCTGTAGTATTTGATTTAGATGGCACCTTGTATCCTGAGGTGGATAGAAATAAACTAATGTTTTTTGAATTCTTAACTAATCTCAAGTTTTTTTTAGCTTTTAAACAGATTAGAAAAAAAATACGAATTTTACAAAGCAATAAATTTTCAACTTCAAATAGGGATGAATTGTTTTCTCTTCAGGTTAAAATGCTTTCTGAATATTTAAATCTTGATGAGAATCGGTGTGCTTTTTTATTAAATAAAATATATTACAGTCAGATTTTTAGCGACAAGTTTAAAAAACTCAAGCCATATCTTGGAGTTCAAGATTTAATCTATTGGCTTAAATTTAAGGGAATAAAATTGGGAGTAATGTCAGACTTTCCTATTTTAGGTCGTGTCAAAAATTTATTGGGCATTCAAGACAGTTTTTGGGATATTCTTTATTCCTCAGAAGATACTGGATATTTAAAGCCACATAAAGCACCTTTTTTAAAAGTTATTGATGATTTGAATTTAAATAGTAAAAATATTTTGTATGTAGGGAATTCTTATGAATATGACATTTTAGGCGCTAAAAATGTTTCAATGAAAGCAGCTTTTTTTTCAAAAAAGAATATAAATTACAAAGGGATGATTGATTTTATTTTTCATGATTATAAAGACTTAAGAGAATATATACGTTTGAATATATAG